In Pseudomonas sp. MM213, a genomic segment contains:
- the rpsQ gene encoding 30S ribosomal protein S17, giving the protein MAEAEKTVRTLTGRVVSDKMDKTITVLIERRVKHPIYGKYVKRSTKLHAHDETNQCHIGDKVTIRETRPLAKTKSWALVDVLERAVEV; this is encoded by the coding sequence ATGGCTGAAGCCGAAAAAACCGTCCGTACGCTGACTGGCCGTGTTGTCAGCGACAAAATGGACAAGACCATCACCGTTCTGATCGAGCGTCGCGTTAAGCACCCGATCTACGGTAAATACGTTAAGCGTTCGACTAAGCTGCACGCGCACGACGAAACCAATCAGTGCCACATCGGCGACAAAGTCACTATTCGTGAAACTCGTCCTTTGGCCAAGACCAAGTCTTGGGCGCTGGTTGATGTTCTCGAACGCGCTGTGGAAGTCTAA
- the rplE gene encoding 50S ribosomal protein L5, with protein sequence MARLKEIYWKEIAPKLKEELKLSNVMEVPRVTKITLNMGLGEAVGDKKVIEHAVADLEKITGQKVVVTYARKSIAGFKVREGWPIGVKVTLRRERMYEFLDRLLSISLPRVRDFRGLNAKSFDGRGNYSMGVKEQIIFPEIDYDKIDALRGLDITLTTTAKNDDEGRALLRAFKFPFRN encoded by the coding sequence ATGGCACGACTAAAAGAGATTTACTGGAAAGAAATCGCACCGAAGCTTAAGGAAGAACTTAAGCTTTCGAACGTGATGGAAGTTCCACGCGTTACCAAAATCACCCTGAACATGGGTCTGGGCGAAGCAGTCGGTGACAAAAAAGTCATCGAGCACGCTGTTGCTGACCTGGAAAAGATCACCGGCCAGAAAGTCGTTGTGACTTACGCTCGGAAATCCATCGCTGGCTTTAAAGTCCGTGAAGGTTGGCCGATCGGCGTCAAAGTGACCCTGCGCCGTGAGCGTATGTACGAGTTCCTGGATCGTCTGCTGTCGATCTCCCTGCCTCGGGTTCGCGACTTCCGCGGCCTGAATGCCAAGTCCTTCGATGGTCGTGGTAACTACAGCATGGGCGTTAAAGAGCAGATCATCTTCCCGGAAATCGACTACGACAAGATCGATGCTCTCCGCGGTCTGGACATTACCCTGACCACCACTGCCAAGAACGATGATGAAGGTCGCGCCCTGTTGCGTGCTTTCAAATTCCCGTTCCGCAACTGA
- the rpsK gene encoding 30S ribosomal protein S11, translated as MAKPAARPRKKVKKTVVDGIAHIHASFNNTIVTITDRQGNALSWATSGGSGFRGSRKSTPFAAQVAAERAGQAALEYGLKNLDVNVKGPGPGRESAVRALNGCGYKIASITDVTPIPHNGCRPPKKRRV; from the coding sequence ATGGCTAAACCTGCTGCTCGTCCTCGTAAAAAAGTTAAAAAGACAGTGGTTGATGGCATCGCCCACATCCATGCTTCTTTTAACAACACAATCGTGACCATCACCGACCGTCAAGGCAACGCTCTTTCCTGGGCTACCTCCGGTGGTTCGGGTTTCCGCGGTTCCCGCAAGTCCACCCCGTTTGCTGCTCAAGTAGCTGCTGAACGTGCTGGTCAAGCTGCGCTGGAATACGGTCTGAAAAACCTCGACGTTAACGTCAAAGGTCCAGGCCCAGGTCGTGAATCTGCAGTCCGCGCTTTGAACGGCTGTGGCTACAAGATCGCCAGCATCACCGACGTGACGCCAATCCCGCACAACGGGTGCCGTCCGCCGAAGAAGCGCCGCGTGTAA
- a CDS encoding DNA-directed RNA polymerase subunit alpha, translated as MQISVNEFLTPRHIDVQVVSPTRAKITLEPLERGFGHTLGNALRRILLSSMPGCAVVEAEIDGVLHEYSAIEGVQEDVIEILLNLKGLAIKLHGRDEVTLTLSKKGSGVVTAADIQLDHDVEIVNPDHVIANLASNGALNMKLTVARGRGYEPADSRQSDEDESRSIGRLQLDSSFSPVRRIAYVVENARVEQRTNLDKLVIDLETNGTLDPEEAIRRAATILQQQLAAFVDLKGDSEPVVVEQEDEIDPILLRPVDDLELTVRSANCLKAENIYYIGDLIQRTEVELLKTPNLGKKSLTEIKDVLASRGLSLGMRLDNWPPASLKKDDKATA; from the coding sequence ATGCAGATTTCGGTAAATGAGTTCCTGACACCCCGCCATATTGATGTGCAGGTTGTCAGTCCAACCCGCGCCAAGATCACTCTCGAGCCTCTCGAGCGTGGTTTCGGCCACACCCTGGGCAACGCGCTGCGCCGCATCCTGTTGTCCTCAATGCCCGGCTGTGCAGTAGTCGAGGCCGAGATTGACGGTGTACTCCATGAGTACAGCGCAATCGAAGGCGTACAGGAAGACGTAATTGAAATCCTGTTGAACCTTAAAGGTCTGGCTATCAAGCTGCACGGTCGTGACGAAGTTACGCTGACCTTGTCGAAGAAGGGTTCGGGGGTGGTTACCGCTGCCGATATTCAGCTGGATCATGATGTCGAGATCGTTAACCCCGATCACGTAATCGCTAACCTGGCGTCTAACGGCGCCCTGAACATGAAGCTCACCGTAGCTCGTGGTCGTGGTTATGAACCGGCAGACTCGCGTCAGAGCGATGAAGACGAAAGCCGCAGCATCGGTCGCTTGCAGCTTGACTCTTCGTTCAGCCCGGTTCGCCGTATCGCATACGTGGTGGAAAACGCCCGTGTCGAGCAGCGTACTAACCTGGACAAGCTGGTTATTGATCTGGAAACCAACGGTACTCTGGATCCTGAAGAGGCTATCCGTCGCGCTGCAACCATTCTGCAACAGCAGTTGGCTGCGTTCGTCGACCTCAAAGGTGACAGTGAGCCAGTGGTTGTCGAGCAGGAAGACGAGATCGATCCGATCCTGCTTCGCCCGGTTGACGATCTGGAACTGACTGTACGTTCGGCTAACTGCCTTAAGGCGGAAAACATCTACTACATCGGTGACCTGATTCAGCGTACCGAAGTAGAGCTGTTGAAGACTCCGAACCTTGGCAAGAAATCCTTGACTGAAATCAAGGACGTTCTGGCCTCCCGCGGTCTGTCCCTCGGCATGCGCCTCGACAACTGGCCGCCTGCAAGTCTTAAGAAGGACGACAAGGCGACTGCCTGA
- the rpsM gene encoding 30S ribosomal protein S13: MARIAGVNIPDNKHTVISLTYIYGVGRTTAQKICAVTGVNPAAKIKDLSDEQIEQLRGEVAKFTTEGDLRREINMKIKRLMDLGCYRGLRHRRGLPVRGQRTKTNARTRKGPRKPIRK, translated from the coding sequence ATGGCCCGTATTGCAGGCGTTAACATTCCAGATAACAAGCATACTGTTATCTCGCTGACCTACATCTATGGTGTTGGTCGCACTACTGCACAGAAGATCTGTGCAGTGACTGGGGTAAACCCAGCCGCAAAGATCAAGGATCTGAGCGACGAGCAGATTGAACAGCTGCGTGGCGAAGTGGCGAAGTTCACCACTGAAGGTGACCTGCGTCGCGAAATCAACATGAAAATCAAGCGTTTGATGGACCTCGGTTGCTATCGCGGTCTGCGTCATCGTCGTGGTCTTCCAGTACGCGGTCAGCGTACCAAGACTAACGCGCGTACCCGTAAAGGTCCGCGTAAGCCGATCCGCAAGTAA
- the rplO gene encoding 50S ribosomal protein L15 produces the protein MKLNDLSPAPGSRREKHRPGRGIGSGLGKTGGRGHKGQSSRSGGTIAPGFEGGQQPLHRRLPKFGFVSLKAMDRAEVRLSELAKVEGDIVTVQSLKDANVINVNVQRVKIMLSGEVTRAVTIGKGIGATKGARAAIEAAGGKFEE, from the coding sequence ATGAAACTCAATGATCTGAGTCCAGCGCCGGGTTCCCGTCGCGAAAAGCATCGTCCGGGCCGTGGTATCGGTAGTGGTTTGGGTAAGACCGGTGGCCGTGGCCACAAAGGTCAGTCCTCCCGCTCCGGTGGCACCATTGCTCCAGGCTTTGAAGGCGGTCAACAGCCGCTGCATCGTCGCCTGCCGAAGTTCGGTTTCGTTTCCCTGAAAGCCATGGATCGCGCAGAAGTGCGTTTGTCCGAGCTGGCTAAAGTGGAAGGCGACATCGTCACCGTGCAGTCCTTGAAAGATGCCAACGTGATCAACGTCAACGTACAGCGTGTGAAAATCATGCTGTCCGGTGAAGTGACTCGCGCTGTTACCATCGGAAAGGGAATCGGCGCCACCAAAGGTGCGCGTGCGGCTATCGAAGCAGCTGGCGGCAAGTTCGAGGAATAA
- the secY gene encoding preprotein translocase subunit SecY encodes MAKQGALSALGKGGMSELWARLRFLFLAIIVYRIGAHIPVPGINPDRLADLFRQNEGTILSLFNMFSGGALERMSIFALGIMPYISASIIMQLMTAVSPQLEQLKKEGEAGRRKISQYTRYGTVVLALVQAIGMSIGLAGQGVAFTGDFGFHFVAVSTFVAGAMFMMWLGEQITERGVGNGISMLIFSGIVAGLPRAIGQSFESARQGDINIFALVAIGLLAVAIIGFVVFIERGQRRIAVHYAKRQQGRKVFAAQTSHLPLKVNMAGVIPAIFASSILLFPASLGAWFGQSEGMGWLQDISQSIAPGQPLNILLFSAGIIFFCFFYTALMFNPKDVAENLKKSGAFIPGIRPGEQSARYIDGVLTRLTMFGALYMTAVCLLPQFLVVAANVPFYLGGTSLLIVVVVVMDFMSQVQSHLVSHQYESLMKKANLKGYGSGMLR; translated from the coding sequence ATGGCTAAGCAAGGTGCTCTCTCTGCGCTCGGCAAAGGCGGTATGTCTGAACTCTGGGCTCGTCTGCGTTTTCTGTTCCTGGCGATTATCGTCTACCGAATAGGCGCACACATCCCGGTTCCAGGTATCAACCCGGACCGACTCGCGGACCTGTTTCGACAGAATGAGGGGACCATTCTTAGCTTGTTCAACATGTTTTCCGGCGGCGCGCTGGAACGGATGAGCATCTTTGCATTGGGGATCATGCCGTACATTTCGGCATCGATCATCATGCAGCTGATGACCGCCGTCAGCCCGCAGCTGGAGCAGTTGAAGAAGGAAGGTGAAGCTGGCCGTCGCAAGATCAGCCAGTACACCCGCTACGGCACTGTCGTCCTCGCTCTTGTTCAGGCAATTGGCATGTCCATTGGTCTGGCAGGGCAGGGCGTTGCGTTCACTGGTGACTTTGGCTTCCATTTCGTCGCGGTATCCACATTTGTGGCTGGTGCGATGTTCATGATGTGGCTGGGTGAGCAGATTACTGAGCGTGGTGTTGGCAACGGTATCTCGATGTTGATTTTTTCGGGTATCGTCGCCGGTCTTCCGAGAGCGATCGGGCAGTCTTTCGAGTCTGCACGTCAGGGTGATATCAACATCTTCGCCCTGGTTGCCATCGGTTTGCTGGCAGTAGCGATTATCGGTTTCGTGGTGTTCATTGAGCGTGGTCAGCGTCGTATTGCTGTTCACTACGCCAAGCGTCAGCAGGGCCGTAAGGTCTTCGCTGCGCAGACTAGCCACTTGCCGCTGAAGGTGAACATGGCCGGTGTTATTCCGGCCATTTTCGCGAGCAGCATTTTGCTGTTCCCGGCTTCGTTGGGTGCCTGGTTCGGCCAGTCTGAAGGTATGGGCTGGTTGCAGGACATCTCGCAGTCGATCGCTCCTGGTCAGCCGTTGAATATTCTGCTGTTTAGTGCAGGGATTATTTTCTTCTGCTTCTTCTATACGGCGTTGATGTTCAATCCGAAAGACGTAGCGGAAAACCTGAAGAAGTCCGGTGCCTTTATTCCGGGCATCCGTCCAGGTGAGCAGTCTGCGCGCTACATTGATGGCGTTCTGACTCGCTTGACCATGTTCGGTGCTCTTTACATGACGGCCGTGTGTCTGCTTCCCCAGTTCCTGGTGGTTGCGGCAAACGTACCGTTCTACCTTGGCGGGACCTCGTTGCTGATCGTCGTCGTGGTTGTGATGGACTTCATGTCCCAAGTACAATCGCACCTCGTTTCGCACCAGTACGAATCCCTGATGAAGAAAGCCAACCTGAAGGGTTACGGCAGCGGCATGTTGCGCTGA
- the rpsN gene encoding 30S ribosomal protein S14 produces the protein MAKMSMKNRELKRQLTVAKYAKKRAALKAIIVDLNASPEARWEATVALQKQPRDASASRMRNRCRLTGRPHGVYRKFGLGRNKLREAAMRGDVPGLVKASW, from the coding sequence ATGGCCAAGATGAGCATGAAAAACCGCGAGCTGAAGCGTCAGCTCACGGTTGCCAAGTACGCCAAAAAGCGTGCAGCACTGAAAGCTATCATCGTTGATCTGAACGCAAGTCCAGAAGCGCGTTGGGAAGCTACAGTAGCTCTGCAAAAGCAGCCACGTGACGCAAGCGCTTCGCGCATGCGTAACCGCTGCCGCCTGACCGGTCGTCCACACGGCGTTTACCGCAAGTTCGGCCTTGGCCGTAACAAACTGCGTGAAGCTGCAATGCGTGGTGACGTACCTGGTCTGGTTAAAGCCAGCTGGTAA
- the rpsE gene encoding 30S ribosomal protein S5 — MSNNDQKRDEGYIEKLVQVNRVAKTVKGGRIFTFTALTVVGDGKGRVGFGRGKSREVPAAIQKAMEAARRNMIQVDLNGTTLQYAMKSGHGASKVYMQPASEGTGIIAGGAMRAVLEVAGVQNVLAKCYGSTNPVNVVHATFKGLKAMQSPESIAAKRGKSVKEIF; from the coding sequence ATGTCAAATAACGACCAAAAGCGCGACGAAGGCTACATCGAGAAGCTGGTTCAAGTTAACCGCGTAGCCAAAACCGTTAAAGGCGGCCGTATCTTCACTTTCACCGCGTTGACCGTGGTTGGTGATGGTAAAGGGCGTGTTGGCTTCGGCCGTGGCAAGTCACGTGAAGTGCCTGCTGCGATCCAGAAGGCAATGGAAGCTGCTCGCCGCAACATGATCCAAGTTGACCTGAACGGCACCACTCTGCAGTACGCAATGAAGTCCGGTCACGGCGCTTCGAAGGTGTACATGCAGCCTGCTTCTGAAGGTACCGGTATCATCGCTGGCGGCGCTATGCGTGCTGTCCTCGAAGTTGCTGGCGTTCAGAACGTTCTGGCCAAGTGCTACGGCTCGACTAACCCGGTAAACGTGGTTCACGCCACTTTCAAAGGTTTGAAAGCTATGCAGTCTCCTGAATCCATTGCCGCCAAGCGTGGCAAAAGCGTCAAGGAGATCTTCTGA
- the rplN gene encoding 50S ribosomal protein L14 — translation MIQTQSMLDVADNSGARRVMCIKVLGGSHRRYAGIGDIIKVTVKEAIPRGKVKKGQVMTAVVVRTRHGVRRADGSIIRFDGNAAVLLNNKQEPIGTRIFGPVTRELRTEKFMKIVSLAPEVL, via the coding sequence ATGATTCAGACTCAATCCATGCTCGATGTGGCCGATAACAGCGGCGCTCGCCGCGTTATGTGCATCAAGGTGCTGGGTGGCTCCCATCGTCGTTACGCTGGTATCGGTGACATCATCAAAGTTACCGTGAAGGAAGCAATTCCTCGCGGTAAAGTGAAAAAAGGCCAAGTGATGACTGCTGTTGTAGTCCGCACTCGTCACGGCGTTCGTCGTGCTGATGGCTCCATTATCCGCTTTGATGGCAACGCTGCTGTTCTTCTGAACAACAAGCAAGAGCCGATCGGCACCCGTATCTTTGGGCCAGTGACCCGTGAACTTCGTACTGAGAAGTTCATGAAGATCGTCTCGCTCGCCCCAGAAGTGCTGTAA
- the rplF gene encoding 50S ribosomal protein L6, which produces MSRVAKNPVKLPAGVEVKFAGQQLSVKGAKGTLELNIHSSVEIVEEAGELRFAARNGDQQTRAMAGTTRALVNNMVQGVSQGFERKLQLVGVGYKAQAKGTVLNLALGFSHPVDYELPEGITAETPSQTDILIKGIDKQLVGQVAAEIRDFRPPEPYKGKGVRYADEVVRRKEAKKK; this is translated from the coding sequence ATGTCACGCGTCGCTAAGAACCCCGTTAAGCTGCCAGCCGGCGTCGAAGTCAAATTCGCAGGCCAACAGCTTTCGGTGAAGGGTGCCAAGGGCACTCTCGAACTGAACATCCATTCGTCCGTTGAGATCGTTGAAGAAGCTGGTGAGCTGCGTTTCGCTGCTCGCAATGGCGATCAACAAACTCGCGCAATGGCTGGTACCACTCGTGCGTTGGTAAACAACATGGTCCAAGGCGTAAGCCAAGGCTTCGAGCGTAAGCTCCAGCTGGTCGGTGTTGGTTACAAAGCGCAAGCAAAAGGCACAGTGCTGAACCTGGCTCTTGGCTTCTCGCACCCAGTGGATTATGAACTGCCGGAAGGCATCACCGCTGAGACTCCTAGCCAGACCGATATCCTGATCAAGGGCATCGATAAGCAGCTGGTAGGTCAAGTGGCCGCCGAGATCCGCGACTTCCGTCCACCAGAGCCGTACAAAGGCAAAGGTGTGCGCTACGCGGACGAAGTCGTCCGTCGTAAAGAAGCCAAGAAGAAGTAG
- the rplR gene encoding 50S ribosomal protein L18, producing the protein MTDKKVTRLRRARKARLKMHELEVVRLCVFRSSQHIYAQVISADGNKVLASASTLDKELRDGATGNIDAATKVGQLVATRAKAAGVSQVAFDRSGFKYHGRVKALADAAREAGLEF; encoded by the coding sequence ATGACCGACAAAAAAGTTACTCGACTGCGTCGCGCTCGCAAAGCACGCCTGAAAATGCACGAACTCGAAGTCGTGCGTCTCTGCGTGTTCCGCTCGTCGCAGCACATCTACGCCCAGGTCATTTCGGCCGACGGCAACAAAGTCCTGGCATCTGCCTCGACTTTGGATAAAGAACTGCGTGATGGCGCCACTGGCAACATCGACGCGGCCACTAAGGTTGGCCAGCTGGTCGCTACGCGTGCTAAAGCCGCTGGCGTCTCGCAGGTGGCTTTCGACCGCTCTGGCTTCAAGTACCACGGCCGCGTCAAGGCGCTGGCTGATGCTGCTCGTGAAGCTGGGCTGGAGTTCTAA
- the rpmD gene encoding 50S ribosomal protein L30, translated as MATVKVTLIKSMTGRIPNHKLCVKGLGLRRIGHTVEVLDTPENRGMINKAYYMLRVEG; from the coding sequence ATGGCTACCGTTAAAGTTACGCTGATCAAAAGCATGACCGGCCGCATCCCTAACCACAAACTGTGCGTTAAGGGTCTGGGTCTGCGTCGCATCGGTCACACTGTAGAAGTACTTGATACTCCCGAGAATCGCGGGATGATCAACAAGGCTTACTACATGCTGCGTGTCGAGGGTTAA
- a CDS encoding catalase, with protein sequence MSQNKILTTASGAPVADNQNSRSAGPRGPLLLDDFHLIEKLAHFNRENIPERRVHAKGSGAYGTFTVTRDITEYTSAKLFESVGKQTPTFLRFSTVGGERGSADTERDPRGFALKFYTEEGNWDIVGNNTPVFFIRDPLKFPDFIHTQKRLPQSNLKSAQMMWDFWSHSPEALHQVTILFSDRGIPDGYRHMHGFGSHTYSLISASGERHWVKWHYKTQQGIKNLAPAEAARLAGTDPDYAQRDLFEAIERGDFPKWRVCIQIMTEAQAAAHYENPFDVTKTWSQKEFPLIEVGELELNRNPQNYFAEVEQAAFGPSNMVPGVGLSPDRMLQGRVFAYADAHRYRVGTNHQQLPVNAPRSPVNSYQRDGSMAFGSNGGAAPNYEPNSYVESPKQAPRYAEPALALSGAADRYDHREDTDYYSHAGALFRLMSDEQKNLLTNNIAGAMAGVSADVVDRQLQHFFKADPAYGDAIAKALNVQINEV encoded by the coding sequence ATGAGCCAAAATAAAATACTTACCACCGCCAGTGGCGCTCCTGTCGCCGACAACCAGAATTCCCGCTCTGCCGGCCCTCGTGGCCCATTGCTGCTCGACGATTTCCACCTGATCGAGAAGCTTGCCCACTTCAACCGTGAAAACATTCCTGAGCGCCGCGTACACGCCAAGGGCTCGGGTGCTTACGGTACGTTCACCGTGACGCGCGACATCACTGAGTACACCAGCGCCAAGCTGTTCGAATCCGTCGGTAAGCAGACCCCAACCTTTCTGCGGTTTTCCACCGTGGGCGGTGAGCGCGGCTCGGCTGACACGGAGCGCGACCCACGTGGTTTTGCCCTGAAGTTCTATACCGAAGAAGGTAACTGGGACATCGTTGGCAACAACACGCCAGTGTTCTTCATTCGCGATCCGCTCAAGTTTCCGGACTTTATCCACACCCAAAAACGCCTGCCGCAAAGCAACCTGAAAAGTGCGCAGATGATGTGGGACTTCTGGTCGCACTCGCCTGAGGCGCTGCACCAGGTCACCATCCTGTTTTCGGACCGTGGCATCCCTGACGGCTACCGTCACATGCACGGCTTCGGCAGCCACACTTACAGCCTGATCAGTGCCAGCGGCGAGCGTCACTGGGTGAAGTGGCATTACAAGACCCAGCAAGGGATCAAGAACCTGGCGCCGGCAGAAGCTGCTCGCCTGGCGGGCACCGATCCGGATTACGCACAGCGCGACTTGTTCGAAGCGATTGAGCGCGGCGACTTCCCCAAATGGCGTGTGTGCATTCAGATCATGACCGAGGCCCAGGCTGCGGCGCATTACGAGAACCCTTTCGACGTGACCAAGACCTGGTCGCAGAAAGAGTTTCCACTGATCGAAGTGGGTGAGCTCGAGCTCAACCGCAATCCGCAGAACTACTTCGCGGAAGTTGAACAAGCGGCGTTCGGTCCGAGCAACATGGTTCCAGGTGTTGGCCTGTCGCCAGACCGCATGCTGCAAGGGCGAGTGTTCGCTTACGCCGATGCGCACCGCTACCGTGTTGGTACCAACCATCAGCAACTGCCGGTGAATGCGCCGCGCAGCCCGGTCAACAGCTACCAGCGTGATGGCTCCATGGCATTTGGCAGCAATGGCGGTGCAGCGCCGAACTACGAGCCGAACAGTTACGTAGAGTCGCCAAAACAGGCGCCTCGTTATGCTGAGCCTGCTTTGGCATTGAGCGGTGCGGCTGATCGTTACGATCATCGCGAAGACACGGACTACTACAGCCACGCAGGTGCGTTGTTCCGTTTGATGAGTGATGAGCAGAAAAACCTGCTGACCAACAATATTGCGGGCGCGATGGCAGGGGTCTCCGCTGATGTAGTGGATCGCCAATTGCAGCATTTCTTCAAGGCCGACCCGGCTTATGGAGACGCAATCGCAAAGGCGCTCAACGTACAGATTAACGAAGTCTAA
- the rpmJ gene encoding 50S ribosomal protein L36, with protein MKVRASVKKLCRNCKIIRREGVVRVICSAEPRHKQRQG; from the coding sequence ATGAAAGTTCGTGCATCGGTGAAAAAGCTGTGCCGTAACTGCAAGATTATTCGCCGCGAAGGTGTTGTTCGAGTAATTTGCAGCGCGGAACCGCGTCACAAACAGCGCCAAGGCTGA
- the rplX gene encoding 50S ribosomal protein L24 codes for MQKIRRDDEIIVIAGKDKGKRGKVLKVLANNRLVIGGLNLVKRHTKPNPMSGVQGGIVEKEAPLDASNVAIFNGETNKADRVGFKVEDGKKIRVFKSTQKAVDA; via the coding sequence ATGCAAAAGATTCGTCGTGACGACGAGATCATCGTGATCGCCGGCAAAGACAAAGGTAAGCGCGGTAAGGTGCTTAAGGTTCTCGCTAATAACCGTCTGGTTATCGGTGGTCTGAACCTGGTCAAGCGTCATACCAAGCCTAACCCGATGTCGGGCGTACAAGGCGGTATCGTCGAGAAAGAAGCTCCACTGGACGCTTCTAACGTAGCCATTTTCAACGGCGAAACCAACAAGGCTGATCGCGTTGGTTTCAAAGTAGAAGACGGCAAGAAAATTCGTGTCTTCAAGTCGACCCAAAAAGCGGTTGATGCTTGA
- the rplQ gene encoding 50S ribosomal protein L17 yields MRHRKSGRHLSRTSSHRKAMFQNMAVSLFEHELIKTTLPKAKELRRVAEPLITLAKTDSLANRRLAFDRTRSKAIVGKLFNDLGKRYATREGGYLRILKCGFRTGDNAPMAYVELVDRATGGEAVSAE; encoded by the coding sequence ATGCGTCATCGTAAAAGTGGTCGTCACCTGAGCCGCACTAGCTCGCACCGCAAGGCCATGTTTCAAAACATGGCAGTGTCGCTGTTCGAGCACGAGCTGATCAAAACTACACTGCCGAAAGCTAAAGAACTGCGTCGCGTTGCTGAGCCGCTGATCACTTTGGCCAAGACAGACAGCCTGGCTAACCGCCGTCTGGCTTTCGACCGTACTCGTTCGAAAGCTATCGTTGGTAAGCTCTTCAACGACCTGGGCAAGCGTTACGCTACCCGTGAGGGTGGCTACCTGCGCATCCTCAAGTGCGGCTTCCGCACTGGCGACAACGCGCCTATGGCGTACGTCGAGTTGGTTGATCGTGCTACCGGCGGTGAAGCTGTATCCGCTGAGTAA
- the rpsH gene encoding 30S ribosomal protein S8: MSMQDPLADMLTRIRNAQMAEKSVVSMPSSTLKVAVAKVLKDEGYIAGYQISSEIKPLLSIELKYFEGRPVIEEVKRVSRPGLRQYKSVDDLPKVRGGLGVSIVSTNKGVMTDRAARAAGVGGEVLCTVF; encoded by the coding sequence ATGAGTATGCAGGACCCGTTAGCGGACATGCTAACTCGAATCCGTAATGCCCAGATGGCTGAAAAGTCCGTCGTAAGCATGCCATCTTCTACTTTGAAGGTAGCTGTTGCCAAAGTCCTGAAGGACGAAGGTTACATTGCGGGTTATCAGATCAGCAGCGAAATCAAGCCACTGCTGTCCATCGAGCTGAAGTACTTCGAAGGCCGTCCGGTCATCGAGGAAGTGAAGCGCGTTAGCCGTCCAGGCCTGCGTCAGTACAAGTCCGTCGATGATCTGCCAAAAGTTCGTGGCGGTCTCGGTGTGTCTATCGTCTCCACCAACAAAGGTGTGATGACGGATCGTGCTGCGCGCGCTGCCGGTGTCGGCGGCGAAGTTCTTTGCACTGTGTTCTAA
- the rpmC gene encoding 50S ribosomal protein L29: MKANELREKDAPQLNEQLLGLLRDQFNLRMQKATGQLGQSHLLRQVKRDIARVKTVLKQQAGK, encoded by the coding sequence ATGAAAGCGAACGAACTTCGTGAAAAAGACGCGCCGCAGCTTAACGAGCAACTGCTCGGCCTGCTGCGCGACCAGTTCAATCTGCGCATGCAGAAAGCAACTGGCCAGTTGGGGCAGTCTCACCTGCTCCGGCAAGTTAAGCGTGACATCGCTCGCGTGAAGACTGTGCTCAAACAGCAGGCAGGTAAGTAA
- the rpsD gene encoding 30S ribosomal protein S4 yields MARYIGPKCKLARREGTDLFLKSGVRAIESKCNIEAAPGIHGQRRGRQSDYGTQLREKQKVRRIYGVLERQFSGYYKEAAGKKGATGENLLQLLECRLDNVVYRMGFGSTRAESRQLVSHKSVSVNGQTVNVPSYQVRAGDVVAIREKAKNQLRIVQALDLCAQRGRVEWVEVDTEKKSGVFKNVPARSDLSADINESLIVELYSK; encoded by the coding sequence ATGGCTCGTTACATTGGTCCAAAATGCAAACTCGCTCGTCGCGAAGGCACCGATCTCTTTCTGAAGAGCGGCGTGCGCGCGATCGAATCGAAGTGCAACATTGAAGCAGCACCTGGTATCCACGGCCAACGCCGCGGTCGCCAGTCCGATTACGGCACCCAACTGCGTGAAAAGCAGAAGGTCCGTCGTATCTACGGCGTTCTCGAGCGTCAATTCAGCGGCTACTACAAAGAAGCTGCTGGCAAGAAAGGTGCAACCGGTGAAAACCTGCTGCAACTGCTCGAATGCCGTCTGGACAACGTTGTATACCGTATGGGTTTTGGCTCTACTCGTGCCGAATCCCGTCAGCTGGTATCGCACAAATCCGTCAGCGTTAACGGCCAGACCGTAAACGTACCGTCTTACCAGGTTCGTGCTGGTGACGTGGTCGCGATTCGCGAGAAAGCAAAGAACCAACTTCGCATTGTCCAAGCTCTCGATCTGTGTGCCCAACGTGGCCGCGTAGAATGGGTAGAAGTAGACACTGAGAAGAAGTCGGGCGTTTTCAAGAACGTTCCAGCTCGCAGTGATCTGTCCGCCGACATCAACGAAAGCCTGATTGTCGAGCTCTACTCCAAGTAA